Proteins encoded by one window of Torulaspora delbrueckii CBS 1146 chromosome 2, complete genome:
- the RTS2 gene encoding Rts2p (similar to Saccharomyces cerevisiae RTS2 (YOR077W); ancestral locus Anc_5.685) — translation MAKAEFGTAKFLSNQLKAKGLQKLRLYCQVCQKQCRDENGFKSHIRSPFHMKNISKVSDSDVEEYTRQFEEDFLRLLRLTHGEKEIGVNKFYNEFIQDKHHIHMNATKFTSLTKFIQHLSKEGKIKVRGLEDLLDQEVDPSQLTISYIDRSHQNVLRKAKMEELSKDHESEQAIRAKLLQRQIETCREYETLDENKSEKMVPNTSTGQGICIDLNQLGKTTGASKKGKKKSNRVNKNVFK, via the coding sequence ATGGCGAAGGCAGAGTTCGGTACTGCTAAATTTCTGAGCAATCAGCTGAAAGCCAAGGGCCTCCAAAAACTGCGACTCTACTGCCAAGTTTGCCAGAAACAGTGTCGAGATGAGAATGGGTTCAAATCACATATACGATCACCGTTTCACATGAAGAATATCAGCAAGGTTTCTGACTCTGATGTGGAAGAGTACACGAgacaatttgaagaagattttcTACGACTACTGAGGTTGACTCATGGTGAGAAAGAGATAGGTGTCAACAAGTTTTATAATGAGTTCATTCAGGATAAACATCATATCCATATGAATGCCACCAAGTTCACTTCTTTGACGAAGTTCATACAACATCTGAGTAAAGAGGGAAAAATTAAAGTACGTGGGTTGGAAGATTTATTggatcaagaagttgatcCCAGTCAATTGACTATATCGTACATCGACAGATCTCACCAAAATGTATTGAGAAAGGCCAAGATGGAAGAGCTGAGCAAAGACCACGAATCTGAGCAAGCGATTAGAGCTAAGTTACTTCAACGACAGATTGAAACCTGCAGAGAATATGAAACTCTAGATGAGAataaaagtgaaaaaatgGTGCCAAATACATCAACAGGACAAGGAATTTGCATAGATTTAAACCAGCTTGGGAAAACTACGGGAGCAAGTAAAAAGGGTAAAAAGAAGAGTAATAGAGTTAATAAAAACGTATTCAAATAA
- the OMA1 gene encoding metalloendopeptidase (similar to Saccharomyces cerevisiae OMA1 (YKR087C); ancestral locus Anc_5.684), translating to MLRWILSLQKPLIRSNQKRLYAQLTYRRFNNNRGNDFRSFLFDPKSRKYIGIAAGGGSIFYLTHLEEAPVSGRRRFIWIPPYLESKIGNYTYKSILSETQNAILPQNDRTTQRVSRVFSRILEAAYKDPTVDKSVLEGINWKVHVVNDPQAPPNAFVLPGGKVFVFSSMLRICENDDGLATVLSHEFAHQLARHTGENLSKAPIYTALSILLYTLTGVDTFNSILLDGLIKMPASRQMETEADYIGLMIMSRACFNPDESIQLWKRMAEFEKRSMRGAANFEFLSTHPASERRIENMRDWLNDAHRLYNEADCAAMSQHWQQWKNMSPVSLGVF from the coding sequence ATGCTCAGATGGATCTTATCACTACAGAAACCTTTGATAAGGTCGAATCAAAAAAGACTTTATGCTCAATTAACATATAGAAGGTTCAATAATAATAGAGGTAATGACTTTAGGAGTTTTCTATTTGATCCAAAATCAAGGAAATACATCGGTATAGCGGCTGGTGGAGGCTCGATTTTTTACTTAACTCACTTGGAGGAAGCACCAGTAAGTggtagaagaagatttatTTGGATTCCACCTTACTTGGAATCGAAAATAGGTAATTACACTTATAAATCCATTTTAAGTGAGACACAAAACGCAATCCTGCCTCAGAATGATCGTACTACCCAACGAGTCTCGAGAGTCTTTTCCAGAATCTTGGAAGCTGCTTACAAAGATCCGACAGTCGACAAATCGGTGCTCGAAGGTATAAATTGGAAAGTCCATGTCGTGAATGATCCACAGGCTCCCCCTAATGCTTTTGTACTGCCTGGTGGGAAGGTATTTGTATTTAGTAGCATGTTGAGGATATgtgaaaatgatgatggcTTAGCGACGGTCCTATCTCATGAGTTCGCTCATCAGCTGGCAAGACACACTGGCGAAAACCTATCGAAGGCCCCCATATACACAGCTTTGAGCATACTTCTATACACATTGACAGGTGTTGATACCTTCAACAGCATCTTACTCGACGGTCTGATCAAGATGCCAGCCTCAAGACAGATGGAAACGGAGGCGGATTACATAGGATTGATGATCATGTCGAGGGCATGTTTTAATCCTGATGAATCTATTCaactttggaaaagaatgGCAGAATTCGAAAAACGTAGCATGCGTGGTGCGGCAAACTTCGAGTTTTTAAGTACTCATCCAGCCAGTGAGAGAAGAATCGAAAACATGCGTGACTGGCTGAATGACGCCCATCGATTATACAACGAAGCTGATTGCGCTGCCATGTCGCAACATTGGCAGCAATGGAAAAACATGTCACCAGTGTCCTTAGGTGTATTTTGA
- the PRP16 gene encoding DEAH-box RNA helicase PRP16 (similar to Saccharomyces cerevisiae PRP16 (YKR086W); ancestral locus Anc_5.683), translating into MNKDDERLCDWIQENTQSKVTSNFLATLRKLSNNCRNDEHKFIAGCKALGKFEGRDSFLSQLFSKLRGKSEEPPKAGKRRMRTLPNLQIDDTDEDDEPISRVVPKDAKPRVLFKRIDKSAAKRLKEYSGEKESAKQPTLRDTQTIPVLQSYISEDANQEVEKPDSEEEVHNATESDFESSGEEAKIEDRDWYNHDDDYGNPISTTTEFGEEVNFPAKSSSKRRLWEQDASNPKIQLYPLPLDQRKHYIPYFLRHYSNNYGVSEAVLIGSVLESSQKGIVNPFKNPESIFSVNARKGSHLVALRRLQRDQKDKSKEAVEIAGTSLGDVLGVKDNGNHVKETVEASNEQTALLDSREEIQRVRECLPAFKVKSKLVQTIRENQVTIVIGETGSGKTTQLAQYLYEAGFCAGHKLIGCTQPRRVAAMSVAKRVALEMNVDLGKQVGYSIRFEDETSTETRIKFMTDGILLREALLDETLDRYGCIILDEAHERSLNTDVMLGLLKQLLSRRRDLKVIVTSATMNAAKFSTFFGSAPQFSIPGRTFPVQTIYSKFPVEDYVESSVMQAVRIHASTNFDSGDILIFMTGQEDVESTSEAIKERLTEIYSKSKGITNFDEIDDVEIFTVYSALPGDVQNRIFQRLENGKRKIVVATNIAETSLTIDGIRYVIDCGYSKLKVYNPKIGLDSLMITPISQANANQRSGRAGRTAPGTAYRLYTEDTLHEDMYIQTIPEIQRTNLSNTVLLLKSLGVEQIIQFPFVDPPPIQTLLVSLNELFSIGALDNMGNLTELGMMMSKFPLQPSLSKVLLISAKNGCSEEMVTIVSMLSVPQVFYRPKERQKESDTARSRFFVPESDHLTFCNVYSQWKCSRYSHRWCSKHFVHYKSLQRAKEIREQLIKIMKKNRIQVVSSGTDWDVLRKCICSGYAHQAAKTSGLGKYCHLKTGMDIQLHPTSALYGLGEMPPYVVYHELLMTTKEYICCVTAVNPFWLIEFGGLLYDVRKIGGTHTDHADVEAFDPEEDRELDIKLKEIKEARNRMIENFEVKYPQISSNSKVESNRKKRINDVQIGFKKRRPFR; encoded by the coding sequence ATGAACAAAGATGACGAGAGGTTGTGTGATTGGATCCAGGAGAATACACAATCGAAGGTGACCAGTAACTTCTTGGCGACGCTACGCAAGTTATCGAATAACTGTCGGAATGACGAGCATAAATTTATAGCTGGGTGTAAAGCTCTGGGAAAATTTGAGGGTCGAGATAGTTTCCTCTCTCAACTATTCTCAAAATTAAGAGGCAAGTCGGAAGAACCTCCAAAGGCTGGCAAAAGGCGAATGCGTACTCTCCCGAACCTCCAAATAGATGATactgatgaagacgatgagCCAATTTCACGTGTAGTACCGAAAGATGCCAAACCCAGggttttgttcaaaagGATCGATAAAAGTGCGGCCAAACGACTGAAAGAATATTCTGGAGAGAAGGAATCAGCAAAGCAACCTACCCTACGAGATACGCAAACAATTCCTGTTTTACAAAGTTATATTAGCGAGGATGCGAACCAAGAGGTTGAGAAGCCTGACAGTGAGGAAGAAGTGCACAATGCGACGGAGAGTGACTTCGAATCTTCCGGCGAAGAAGCTAAAATTGAGGACCGTGATTGGTACAATCACGATGATGACTATGGAAATCCTATATCAACAACTACTGAATTCGGTGAGGAAGTTAATTTTCCTGCTAAAAGTTCAAGTAAACGTCGATTGTGGGAACAAGATGCTTCAAATCCCAAGATTCAACTATATCCACTTCCCTTGGATCAAAGAAAACACTACATTCCTTATTTTCTGCGACATTACAGTAATAACTACGGTGTAAGTGAAGCTGTCCTTATTGGGTCAGTATTGGAATCCTCTCAAAAGGGCATTGTGAACCCATTTAAAAATCCTGAAAGCATATTTTCGGTGAACGCTCGAAAAGGTAGTCACTTAGTGGCATTAAGGAGGCTACAGAGAGACCAGAAAGATAAGTCCAAGGAAGCAGTAGAAATAGCAGGTACATCTTTGGGTGACGTTCTTGGAGTCAAAGATAATGGGAATCATGTCAAAGAAACGGTCGAGGCTTCAAATGAGCAAACTGCTTTATTAGACTcgagagaagaaattcagCGAGTTAGAGAGTGCCTACCAGCATTCAAAGTAAAATCTAAACTGGTACAAACTATTCGCGAAAACCAAGTTACTATTGTCATCGGTGAAACAGGCTCAGGAAAAACCACCCAACTTGCTCAATATTTATACGAAGCTGGGTTTTGTGCAGGTCATAAACTCATAGGGTGTACCCAACCTCGAAGAGTCGCTGCAATGTCTGTCGCCAAGAGAGTGGCGTTGGAAATGAATGTGGATCTGGGTAAACAAGTTGGGTACTCGATTAGATTTGAGGATGAGACTTCCACCGAGACAAGAATAAAATTTATGACCGATGGTATTCTTTTACGAGAGGCTTTACTGGATGAAACTTTAGACCGCTATGGTTGCATAATCCTTGACGAAGCCCATGAACGCTCACTGAATACTGATGTTATGCTTGGCTTGTTAAAACAGTTGCTTTCACGAAGGCgagatttgaaggtgatCGTTACATCCGCCACGATGAATGCAGCAAAGTTCTCCACCTTCTTTGGGAGTGCACCTCAGTTTAGTATCCCAGGAAGGACTTTTCCCGTCCAGACAATATATTCCAAGTTTCCAGTTGAGGATTATGTTGAGTCTTCGGTAATGCAAGCAGTCCGCATCCATGCCTCGACAAACTTCGATTCTGGCGATATTTTAATATTCATGACGGGGCAGGAAGATGTTGAATCAACATCAGAAGCGATTAAAGAAAGGCTAACAGAAATCTACTCAAAAAGCAAAGGCATTACAAATTTTGACGAGAtagatgatgttgaaatCTTTACCGTTTATTCGGCTCTACCAGGAGATGTTCAGaatcgaatttttcagcgGTTAGAAAATGGAAAAAGGAAGATAGTAGTGGCCACTAACATCGCAGAAACTTCTTTAACAATTGATGGTATCAGATACGTTATTGATTGTGGGTATTCGAAGCTCAAGGTTTACAATCCAAAGATTGGGCTTGATAGTCTGATGATAACTCCCATTTCCCAGGCAAATGCTAATCAGAGATCAGGAAGAGCTGGCCGTACAGCACCAGGAACGGCATACAGATTATATACGGAAGATACGCTACATGAAGACATGTACATTCAGACAATTCCCGAGATACAAAGGACTAATTTGTCGAATACAGTCCTGCTCCTGAAATCACTTGGTGTGGAACAAATAATACAATTTCCTTTCGTGGATCCTCCTCCaattcaaactcttcttgtgtCCCTCAACGAACTCTTTTCCATAGGCGCACTGGATAATATGGGCAATCTTACGGAACTAGGTATGATGATGTCAAAATTTCCACTACAACCTTCTCTCAGTAAGGTTCTTCTCATCTCTGCAAAGAATGGTTGCAGTGAAGAAATGGTTACTATTGTTTCAATGCTGTCGGTCCCTCAAGTATTTTACAGACCAAAGGAAAGGCAAAAGGAATCAGATACTGCACGTAGCAGATTTTTTGTTCCAGAATCAGACCATTTGACTTTTTGTAATGTTTATTCACAGTGGAAATGCAGTAGATATTCGCACAGATGGTGCAGTAAGCACTTTGTGCACTATAAATCTCTACAAAGAGCAAAAGAAATTAGAGAACAactgatcaaaatcatgaagaagaaccGGATACAGGTTGTTTCCTCCGGTACTGACTGGGATGTATTAAGGAAATGCATTTGCTCAGGATATGCGCACCAAGCTGCCAAGACGTCAGGCCTGGGTAAATATTgtcatttgaagactggTATGGATATACAATTGCATCCAACGAGCGCATTATATGGTCTGGGTGAAATGCCTCCCTATGTGGTTTATCACGAGTTGCTCATGACGACTAAGGAATACATCTGTTGTGTGACAGCAGTAAATCCATTTTGGCTAATAGAATTTGGTGGTCTCCTGTATGATGTCAGGAAAATTGGGGGGACTCATACCGATCATGCTGACGTTGAAGCGTTTGATCCAGAAGAGGATCGCGAGCTCGATATTAAGTTGAAGGAAATCAAAGAGGCAAGAAATCGGATGATAGAAAATTTCGAGGTCAAATATCCACAGATATCAAGCAATTCTAAAGTTGAGTCCAACAGGAAAAAGCGCATAAACGATGTGCAGATAGGTTTCAAAAAGCGCCGTCCTTTCCGCTAG
- the MRPL20 gene encoding mitochondrial 54S ribosomal protein mL58 (similar to Saccharomyces cerevisiae MRPL20 (YKR085C); ancestral locus Anc_5.682) — MQSFTRKLHVSCALSKGVAKFIDASKKVPQLRSTPTIYNTKSSASNPKGYMKAKIPAGLYLDPAQSSATGSINSETYPASFLPKDDAGKSLTEQLRTEDRLKGDYAPPVLNSKSTINGKTYHLKPSDIEQLQKLRSEDPEKYTRKALAKQFNVSPLFVSIVSNASKERKLEMASRLNHIQSNWHEKRAAARSDRKKRKEYWYRA, encoded by the coding sequence ATGCAATCGTTCACCAGGAAACTTCATGTCAGCTGTGCACTTTCGAAGGGTGTTGCAAAGTTCATTGATGCCTCGAAGAAGGTGCCGCAACTGCGTAGCACTCCCACAATTTACAATACAAAGAGTTCAGCATCTAATCCTAAAGGTTATATGAAAGCAAAAATTCCAGCTGGCTTATATCTCGATCCTGCACAATCATCCGCTACAGGATCGATAAATAGTGAAACTTATCCAGCATCTTTTTTGCCAAAAGATGATGCCGGTAAGAGTCTCACTGAGCAATTGAGAACGGAAGACAGATTAAAAGGCGATTATGCTCCACCAGTTTTAAACAGCAAAAGCACGATCAATGGAAAGACGTATCATTTGAAGCCTTCTGACATTGAACAACTACAGAAATTGAGAAGCGAGGATCCAGAGAAGTACACAAGAAAAGCATTGGCTAAACAATTCAACGTTTCTCCTCTGTTCGTTTCGATAGTTTCCAACgcttccaaagaaagaaaactcGAGATGGCTTCCAGATTGAACCATATACAATCCAATTGGCATGAAAAGAGAGCCGCGGCCAGAAGTGACAGGAAGAAGCGCAAAGAGTACTGGTATAGGGCATAG
- the TDEL0B02420 gene encoding uncharacterized protein (ancestral locus Anc_5.681): MSTITAAITDCTLTTTVSKSKRTVKAHTRQFSSAYLYNVLPSDLTSDRVSNLRPCKLFHGDVFVEELLNVNEMGNVDHVPSYQFKFGWSNHLDKLFCETEIIDNIHKMNEVIKTWGNSFRIMMQCSQNRYVLLELKIKDSNEDRGFRDLVCRISDEFEILAELMWD; encoded by the coding sequence ATGTCCACGATAACAGCTGCAATAACCGACTGTACGTTGACGACAACAGTCAGTAAATCAAAGAGAACAGTGAAAGCACATACTAGACAGTTTAGTTCTGCATACTTATACAACGTTCTCCCGTCTGACTTAACCAGTGATAGAGTGAGTAATTTGAGACCTTGCAAGTTATTTCACGGCGATGTATTTGTGGAGGAGCTGTTGAATGTGAATGAAATGGGTAACGTGGATCATGTACCGAGCTATCAGTTCAAGTTTGGATGGAGCAATCATTTGGATAAACTGTTTTGTGAGACTGAGATTATTGACAATATTCATAAGATGAACGAAGTGATAAAGACCTGGGGGAATTCTTTCAGGATTATGATGCAGTGTTCACAGAACCGATATGTATTATTAGAACTAAAGATTAAAGACTCTAACGAGGATCGGGGATTTAGAGATCTTGTTTGTAGAATTAGCGATGAGTTTGAGATTTTGGCTGAATTGATGTGGGATTAA
- the TDEL0B02430 gene encoding uncharacterized protein (similar to Saccharomyces cerevisiae HBS1 (YKR084C) and SKI7 (YOR076C); ancestral locus Anc_5.680): MSKLEQLARSKALVAQQSKNSALQKSEEDFNRSYSLLSKLQKGTTSTSDKPKPSLSDRLKGFGKKDKSPASITGTASSNSSAKKTIANSSLSSKLQAMRTRQSMNETSSDKLQSSIVNAHKPFMSDQRQTPKRSSSWKTIYKHKMQLFVSQAAVPSVKNLLSVTKTITASPNEDNTSKTVQKRKYEEIFSVFYPSKRYNTNTVKATQQSAANFKKPSPDDIILNAQASVFNEVKDKVSKMEISDKVNSTYKSDELLGDDDVELAEEEEEPPVYQRITTPTKPRDPVDVQHYVTNLKPHCSFVVLGHVDAGKSTLMGRLLYDIGAVDISHIRKLKKESERIGKGSFHLAWVMDQTAEERERGVTVSICTSDFETNAARFTIVDAPGHRDFVPSAIAGISQADVALLSIDCGTDAFESGFNLDGQTKEHTLLARSMGVSRIVVAMNKMDTADXXXXXXXXXXXXXXXXXXXXXXXXXAIPCVPCSGLSGEGVYKKPYPENQRWYKGPNLIQQLENVATDIAEEYKDDIVDSKFLFSILEVIPSSKNEEAIITGKIESGSIQPGESITIYPSGQGVLVDKIQTGNDKHASRIAVKGDFVTLKLRHAYPEDIEGGDLGASVDYNVEAFRKFTVQLLTFNMERPLLPGTPFILFRGVCQQPARISKLECLVDKSDPSKVLKKKVKHLGSNKAALVEVELTERKRWIPTLKFSQNKHLGRVLFRKDGRTIAAGAVMH, translated from the coding sequence ATGTCAAAATTGGAGCAACTGGCAAGATCGAAAGCCTTAGTTGCTCAACAGTCGAAAAATTCTGCTTTGCAGAAATCTGAGGAAGACTTTAATAGAAGTTACTCGCTCCTGTCAAAGTTACAGAAGGGTACCACCTCGACAAGTGACAAGCCAAAACCTTCGCTTTCTGATAGACTTAAGGGATTTGGTAAGAAGGACAAATCACCGGCAAGCATAACAGGCACTGCATCTTCGAATAGTAGTGCTAAGAAGACCATTGCAAATAGTTCTTTGAGCTCAAAATTACAGGCAATGCGTACACGTCAATCAATGAACGAGACCTCCTCGGATAAATTACAGAGTAGTATTGTGAATGCACATAAGCCGTTTATGAGCGATCAGCGACAAACTCCCAAAAGGTCTTCTTCATGGAAGACGATTTATAAACATAAAATGCAATTGTTTGTTAGCCAAGCTGCCGTACCGTCTGTTAAGAACCTTCTCAGTGTCACAAAGACTATTACAGCGTCCCCTAATGAAGACAACACATCTAAGACAGTTcagaagagaaaatatGAAGAGATATTCTCTGTGTTTTATCCAAGCAAAAGGTATAATACTAACACCGTAAAAGCAACTCAACAAAGTGCAgcaaacttcaagaaacctAGTCCCGATGATATAATATTGAATGCTCAGGCTAGTGTGTTCAACGAGGTTAAGGATAAAGTTTCGAAAATGGAAATATCAGATAAAGTAAATTCGACTTATAAGAGCGATGAGTTGCTTGGAGATGACGATGTGGAACTCgccgaagaagaagaagagccacCAGTTTACCAGAGAATCACCACCCCAACTAAGCCCAGAGATCCTGTCGATGTCCAACACTACGTGACGAATTTGAAACCTCACTGCAGTTTTGTTGTCCTGGGTCATGTTGATGCCGGTAAGTCTACGCTAATGGGCCGTTTACTGTATGACATTGGTGCGGTCGACATAAGTCATATAAGAAAGTTAAAGAAGGAAAGTGAAAGGATCGGAAAGGGTTCATTTCATTTGGCCTGGGTCATGGATCAAACAGCAGaggaaagagaaagaggtGTGACAGTTTCAATTTGCACAAGCGACTTTGAAACCAACGCAGCGAGATTCACGATTGTCGATGCTCCAGGACATAGAGATTTCGTTCCAAGTGCAATTGCTGGTATCTCTCAAGCTGATGTTGCACTACTATCCATTGACTGTGGTACGGATGCTTTTGAATCTGGTTTCAATCTGGATGGTCAAACGAAAGAGCACACTCTACTTGCACGAAGCATGGGTGTTAGTAGAATTGTGGTAGCAATGAATAAGATGGATACTGCAGATTNNNNNNNNNNNNNNNNNNNNNNNNNNNNNNNNNNNNNNNNNNNNNNNNNNNNNNNNNNNNNNNNNNNNNNNNNNGCTATCCCCTGTGTGCCTTGCAGCGGTCTTTCTGGTGAAGGTGTTTATAAAAAGCCTTATCCAGAGAATCAAAGGTGGTACAAAGGGCCAAATTTGATTCAGCAGCTAGAAAATGTTGCTACGGATATTGCAGAAGAATACAAGGACGACATTGTCGATTCCAAGTTTTTATTCTCCATTCTGGAGGTCATTCCTTCAAgcaagaatgaagaagctatTATCACAGGAAAAATTGAGTCGGGCTCCATTCAACCTGGTGAGTCTATTACAATTTATCCATCGGGTCAAGGTGTTCTAGTTGATAAGATACAGACTGGCAATGATAAGCATGCTTCCCGAATCGCAGTAAAAGGTGACTTCGTCACTTTGAAGTTACGTCACGCCTACCCCGAAGACATAGAAGGTGGTGATCTGGGTGCTTCTGTTGACTACAACGTCGAAGCCTTCCGCAAATTTACCGTGCAACTGCTAACATTCAACATGGAGAGACCACTTTTGCCCGGAACTCCgttcatcctcttcagaGGTGTTTGCCAACAGCCAGCTAGGATCAGTAAACTAGAGTGCCTCGTGGATAAGAGCGATCCTTCTAAGGTGCTTAAAAAGAAAGTGAAGCATCTGGGTTCCAACAAGGCCGCCCTGGTTGAAGTTGAATTGActgaaagaaagagatggatACCAACTCTCAAATTTAGTCAAAATAAGCATTTGGGAAGAGTTCTTTTCCGGAAGGATGGGAGGACTATAGCAGCTGGTGCAGTCATGCATTAG
- the UFE1 gene encoding Ufe1p (similar to Saccharomyces cerevisiae UFE1 (YOR075W); ancestral locus Anc_5.679), protein MTNLTSVFQEYVNIIEGDGQQENNARTDAKETKKYILKDSFIKECQQLLRLLIELRKVLKSVEPKYMSERDMTESDKDDFDTEFRLQFHQYVQKFKLLENYENKRQELVIQKFLTPQAHMIHLFQGSADPKMSLYYHANNDFRSGVLKSLSMWLSIVSSQFSTMQQERLVSQRKFETLDLNSGPGEPDDLVSVSSVSQSHLVESTQDEVKTYEDTISKLTQEQLQMLETEHEELLHQKNEQLKKVEKINKTILDIVSLQSDISANLQVQSQNINNILDSQEDIDLNIKEGNKQLTKAKRAAGRTAKMTTIIGNSTGNTDHIS, encoded by the coding sequence ATGACTAACCTAACGTCAGTATTCCAGGAATACGTGAACATAATCGAGGGAGATGGTCAGCAAGAGAACAATGCCCGAACTGATGCTAAAGAGACAAAAAAGTATATTCTGAAGGATTCATTCATTAAAGAATGCCAACAGCTGCTCAGGCTATTGATTGAGCTGCGCAAAGTGCTGAAATCGGTGGAACCGAAATATATGAGTGAAAGGGATATGACAGAGAGTGATAAGGACGACTTTGACACCGAATTTAGGTTACAATTCCACCAATATGTACAGAAATTCAAACTGCTGGAAAACTACGAGAATAAGAGACAAGAGCTGGTCATCCAAAAGTTTCTTACACCCCAAGCACATATGATTCATTTATTCCAGGGAAGTGCGGATCCAAAAATGTCTCTGTATTACCATGCAAATAATGATTTTAGATCGGGAGTTTTGAAATCGCTGAGTATGTGGCTGAGCATAGTGTCTTCGCAGTTTTCTACAATGCAACAGGAGCGCCTGGTGTCCCAGAGGAAATTTGAGACTCTGGACCTAAACTCTGGGCCAGGAGAACCTGATGACTTGGTTAGCGTCAGCTCGGTATCACAGAGCCATCTGGTTGAAAGCACACAGGATGAAGTCAAAACATATGAGGATACAATATCGAAGTTAACTCAAGAACAGCTACAGATGCTGGAAACCGAGCATGAggagcttcttcatcagaaaaaTGAGCAATTaaaaaaagttgaaaagataaACAAGACAATATTGGATATAGTGTCACTTCAGAGCGATATCTCTGCCAATCTCCAAGTGCAATCACAGAACATTAACAACATACTAGATAGTCAAGAAGACATAGACCTCAATATCAAGGAAGGCAATAAGCAATTGACCAAAGCAAAGAGAGCAGCAGGACGTACTGCTAAGATGACCACCATAATTGGCAATAGTACTGGGAATACTGATCATATTTCTTGA
- the CDC21 gene encoding thymidylate synthase (similar to Saccharomyces cerevisiae CDC21 (YOR074C); ancestral locus Anc_5.678), with protein MTGQDLQEPQTRVGNAEEQQYLDLCERLIQEGEFRPDRTGTGTYSLFAPPQLRFNLANDSFPLLTTKKVFTKGIILELLWFISGCTDGKKLSEQGVKIWEGNGSREYLDKLGLHERREGDLGPVYGFQWRHFGAKYKTCDDDYTGQGFDQLADLISKLKNNPYDRRIIMSAWNPPDFPSMALPPCHVFSQFYVSFPENGKPRLSCLLYQRSCDMGLGVPFNIASYALLTKMVAHVCDMEPGEFIHTMGDAHVYKDHIDALKEQISRKPTEFPKLRIKRKVDNIDDFRYEDFEIKDYHPQSKIQMKMSV; from the coding sequence ATGACTGGTCAGGATTTGCAAGAGCCTCAAACTCGGGTCGGAAACGCTGAAGAGCAGCAGTATTTGGACCTATGTGAACGACTCATTCAAGAAGGTGAGTTCAGACCTGATAGAACTGGTACAGGTACCTACAGCTTGTTTGCACCACCTCAGCTACGGTTCAACCTTGCCAATGACTCTTTTCCCCTGCTGACGACAAAGAAAGTTTTCACCAAGGGAATCATACTGGAGCTACTGTGGTTCATTTCTGGTTGTACTGATGGTAAGAAGCTATCTGAGCAGGGGGTCAAAATTTGGGAGGGAAATGGATCTAGAGAGTACCTTGATAAGCTGGGATTGCACGAGAGACGTGAGGGAGATTTGGGGCCGGTTTATGGATTTCAATGGAGGCATTTTGGTGCTAAATACAAGACATGCGATGACGACTACACTGGCCAaggatttgatcaattggccGATTTGATCTCAAAGCTAAAGAACAATCCATACGACAGAAGAATCATCATGAGTGCATGGAATCCACCAGATTTCCCATCGATGGCTTTGCCGCCATGTCATGTCTTTTCTCAGTTCTATGTCAGTTTTCCTGAGAATGGAAAGCCAAGACTTTCTTGTCTACTGTATCAAAGATCCTGTGATATGGGACTAGGAGTGCCCTTCAACATTGCATCGTATGCGCTTCTGACCAAGATGGTTGCCCATGTCTGCGATATGGAACCTGGTGAGTTTATTCATACCATGGGTGATGCTCATGTTTACAAAGATCACATCGATGCTCTCAAGGAGCAAATATCTAGAAAACCAACTGAGTTCCCAAAATTGAGAATAAAGAGGAAAGTGGAcaatattgatgatttcagATACGAGGATTTCGAGATAAAGGATTATCATCCACAAAGTAAAattcagatgaagatgagtGTTTGA